In one Lachnospiraceae bacterium GAM79 genomic region, the following are encoded:
- a CDS encoding serine/threonine-protein phosphatase, which produces MKYKAAYYTDVGIKKKNNQDSLAIKIAETPKGSAVFAIICDGMGGLAKGELASKEVICAYCDWFEKDFPELVISGTFNASILKQQWDMIAINENEKLKAYGEAQGIMIGTTLSAMLMYGEHYYIIHVGDSRVYELTTEVTQLTKDQTLVAREVAAGRLTPEQAEKDSRRSILLQCIGASPVVEPDFIRGYIEENACYMLCSDGFRHKISENEMLDRIGPKAALDENAMREGCAFLTELDKYRKETDNITVLLIKTE; this is translated from the coding sequence ATGAAGTATAAAGCAGCGTATTACACAGACGTAGGAATAAAAAAGAAAAATAATCAGGATTCTCTGGCAATTAAGATTGCAGAGACGCCGAAGGGATCTGCGGTATTTGCAATTATCTGTGATGGTATGGGAGGACTTGCAAAAGGCGAGCTTGCCAGTAAAGAAGTGATATGTGCATACTGCGACTGGTTCGAGAAGGATTTTCCGGAACTGGTGATTTCCGGAACATTTAATGCTTCCATATTGAAACAACAGTGGGATATGATAGCAATTAATGAAAATGAGAAATTAAAAGCATACGGAGAAGCACAGGGGATCATGATCGGTACCACTCTGTCTGCAATGTTGATGTATGGAGAACATTACTACATTATCCATGTAGGAGACAGTCGTGTATATGAATTAACAACAGAGGTCACACAGCTTACGAAGGATCAGACGCTTGTAGCGCGTGAGGTTGCTGCCGGAAGACTGACACCGGAGCAGGCAGAGAAGGACAGCAGAAGAAGTATTTTATTACAATGTATCGGTGCATCACCTGTGGTAGAGCCTGATTTTATCAGAGGATATATCGAAGAAAATGCCTGCTACATGTTATGCTCAGACGGATTCCGACATAAGATATCAGAGAATGAGATGCTGGATCGTATCGGACCGAAAGCGGCGCTGGATGAAAATGCCATGCGTGAGGGTTGCGCTTTCCTTACAGAACTGGATAAGTACAGAAAGGAAACTGATAATATCACGGTATTGTTAATTAAGACAGAGTAG
- a CDS encoding FHA domain-containing protein, whose protein sequence is MKKNKVILTRTGEEYTCKYLLDAADVVDTKVDMGMSGRFPQIIPYTLEEKEGQRTFVYQIGERMQMTEFLKKEINKKQMLTLLYNVLSALETFGMNMISLSYVAKDIQYIFVNPETLEVSFIVAAVDKEITDLNEVRDFVKAIICDATYFEMDRDNYVARLISFTNRRGTFSISDMKKYVDNLLLDMGIHIEEEKKQEVKENKTAADKVSRVGVMQNQAKMSQPVSPMSNGQPMPGRPMPMPNGQLMPGRPMPMPNGQPMPGRPMPMPNGQPMPGRPMPMPNGQPMPNRPMPMQMGPDGKPVAPMPNGQPMPNRPMPMQMGPDGKPVAPMPNGQPMPNRPMPMQMGPDGKPVAPMPNGQPMPNRPMPMQMGPDGKPVAPMPNGQPMPNRPMPMQMGPDGKPVAPMPNGQPMPNRPMPMQMGPDGKPVAPMPNGQPMPNRPMPMQMGPDGKPVAPMPNGQPMPNRPMPMPNRPMPMQMGPDGKPVAPMPNGQPMPNRPMPMQMGPDGKPIVPPVSSMNGAAPMPEKKPEAAPVPPMPEKKPEAAPVPPMPEKKPEAAPVPPMPEQKTDAPKPQAPVPYLLRTATNEKIYINKPEFAIGRSTTKADYTVTDNSDVSRIHCIIERKNGVSYIKDNQSTNGTYVNGKNIAGQENVFLTNNAKVSLGDEEFVYHIR, encoded by the coding sequence ATGAAGAAAAACAAAGTAATACTTACAAGAACCGGCGAGGAATATACATGCAAGTATCTGCTAGATGCTGCAGATGTTGTTGATACAAAAGTGGATATGGGTATGTCCGGAAGATTTCCACAGATCATTCCATATACACTTGAGGAAAAAGAAGGACAGAGAACATTTGTATATCAGATCGGTGAACGGATGCAGATGACAGAGTTTCTGAAAAAAGAGATCAATAAGAAACAGATGCTTACATTGTTGTATAATGTATTGTCTGCGCTTGAAACATTTGGAATGAATATGATATCCCTGAGCTATGTGGCTAAGGATATTCAGTATATATTTGTCAATCCTGAGACATTGGAGGTTTCCTTTATCGTCGCTGCAGTTGATAAAGAGATAACAGATCTGAATGAAGTCCGGGATTTCGTAAAAGCTATTATCTGTGATGCAACTTATTTTGAGATGGATAGAGATAATTATGTTGCACGTTTAATTTCATTCACAAATCGCAGAGGAACATTTTCTATCAGTGATATGAAGAAGTATGTGGATAATCTGTTGCTTGATATGGGTATCCACATCGAAGAAGAGAAAAAACAGGAAGTAAAAGAAAATAAAACGGCAGCTGATAAGGTAAGTCGTGTCGGAGTCATGCAGAATCAGGCTAAGATGTCACAGCCGGTATCTCCGATGTCAAACGGTCAGCCAATGCCGGGACGTCCGATGCCGATGCCGAACGGTCAGCTGATGCCGGGACGTCCGATGCCGATGCCGAATGGTCAGCCGATGCCGGGACGTCCGATGCCGATGCCGAACGGTCAGCCGATGCCGGGACGTCCGATGCCGATGCCAAACGGTCAGCCAATGCCGAATCGCCCAATGCCAATGCAGATGGGACCGGACGGCAAGCCGGTAGCACCGATGCCGAACGGTCAGCCAATGCCGAATCGCCCAATGCCAATGCAGATGGGACCGGACGGCAAGCCGGTAGCACCGATGCCAAACGGTCAGCCGATGCCGAATCGCCCAATGCCAATGCAGATGGGACCGGACGGTAAGCCGGTAGCACCGATGCCGAACGGTCAGCCGATGCCGAATCGCCCGATGCCAATGCAGATGGGACCGGACGGCAAGCCGGTAGCACCGATGCCGAACGGTCAGCCAATGCCGAATCGCCCAATGCCAATGCAGATGGGACCGGACGGCAAGCCGGTAGCACCGATGCCAAACGGTCAGCCAATGCCGAATCGCCCAATGCCAATGCAGATGGGACCGGATGGCAAGCCGGTAGCACCGATGCCAAACGGTCAGCCAATGCCGAATCGCCCAATGCCAATGCAGATGGGACCGGACGGCAAGCCGGTAGCACCGATGCCGAATGGTCAGCCAATGCCGAATCGCCCAATGCCAATGCCGAATCGCCCAATGCCAATGCAGATGGGACCGGACGGCAAGCCGGTAGCACCGATGCCAAACGGTCAGCCGATGCCGAATCGTCCGATGCCAATGCAGATGGGACCGGACGGCAAGCCGATAGTACCGCCGGTATCTTCGATGAATGGTGCAGCACCGATGCCGGAGAAGAAACCGGAGGCAGCACCGGTACCACCGATGCCGGAGAAGAAGCCGGAGGCAGCACCAGTACCACCGATGCCGGAGAAGAAGCCGGAGGCAGCACCGGTACCACCGATGCCGGAACAGAAGACAGATGCGCCGAAGCCACAGGCACCGGTGCCTTATCTGTTAAGAACAGCAACAAATGAAAAAATCTATATAAATAAGCCGGAATTTGCAATCGGAAGATCGACAACAAAGGCAGACTATACTGTAACCGATAATTCAGATGTCAGCAGAATCCATTGTATTATCGAGAGAAAGAATGGTGTCAGCTATATTAAAGACAATCAGTCAACCAATGGTACATATGTAAACGGAAAAAATATAGCAGGGCAGGAAAATGTATTTTTAACAAACAATGCAAAGGTTTCATTGGGAGATGAAGAATTTGTATATCATATAAGATAA
- a CDS encoding FHA domain-containing protein — translation MRKVNFKVRNIGSEKYLSYVLDDETDLDEELLDYLDDNKIAELIDIIYEEDDENDYLTYNITDRTTVGALLSGTVHAEMMLGIIRGVASGIMNMRDLGIPVSYVILNKDFTYVNPVTFDVKMICIPVGSDVAANAEFKAFVKGLILNATYADDEDCNYVAKLINMLNVEKFTIRGFVGQLTELMESAGMQVEEEFMDVGDSGVEVSQSVEVPQSDTSLDDLPEFKDILFDDDDDGLEMYDEEPTEENTIFKDLDLNENTDSIGSSVNMDVFDESNLEELTLDEDTEIEDDESEEIAEETEVAEEAAGEIKAATEIKIETPEDDGEAEGMTEMLASEAEESEQAFDIKEVAHTAEGVTEIMAEEKKKEEKPVLIDTQDLDNLIENPPVIKNIRINRAKIIQKAVDETEIDEAVDNPTEQIRGAGDVDEADAKEPETLTTPVVPTEKPEEESSSTGTTVELTGGMSVIKDQTPEEEKKPAPGIPKAMPYIIRVNTKERVMVNKAVFKLGKANRGVDFRIDGNGAISRVHAIIYQRDDGCYLKDNKATNATLVDGVKLEEGQEVKLKNDAMITIGGEDFIFKLS, via the coding sequence ATGAGAAAAGTGAATTTCAAAGTAAGAAATATAGGCTCTGAAAAGTATTTGTCTTATGTTTTGGATGATGAGACAGATCTGGATGAAGAGTTGCTTGATTACCTTGATGATAATAAAATTGCAGAACTCATTGATATCATTTATGAAGAAGATGATGAGAATGATTATCTTACATACAATATAACGGACAGAACAACAGTTGGAGCACTCCTTTCAGGCACGGTACATGCAGAGATGATGCTGGGTATAATCAGAGGGGTTGCATCAGGAATTATGAATATGCGTGATCTGGGAATCCCTGTTTCATATGTTATTCTGAATAAGGATTTTACATATGTAAATCCTGTAACGTTTGATGTAAAGATGATCTGTATTCCGGTAGGATCGGATGTGGCAGCAAATGCGGAATTTAAGGCTTTTGTAAAAGGCCTGATTCTGAATGCAACATATGCGGACGATGAAGATTGTAATTATGTTGCTAAGCTTATAAATATGCTGAATGTAGAGAAGTTCACGATCAGGGGATTTGTCGGGCAATTGACAGAGTTAATGGAATCTGCAGGTATGCAGGTGGAAGAAGAATTTATGGATGTCGGTGATTCAGGTGTGGAAGTATCACAGTCAGTTGAAGTTCCGCAGTCAGATACATCACTGGATGATCTTCCTGAGTTCAAGGATATTCTGTTTGACGACGATGATGATGGACTTGAGATGTACGATGAAGAACCTACTGAGGAGAATACGATATTCAAGGATCTGGATCTGAATGAGAATACTGACAGTATCGGAAGCTCGGTAAATATGGATGTCTTTGATGAGAGCAATCTTGAGGAGCTTACTTTAGACGAAGATACAGAGATTGAAGACGATGAATCGGAAGAAATTGCAGAGGAGACGGAAGTTGCGGAAGAAGCTGCGGGTGAGATCAAAGCTGCAACAGAGATCAAGATAGAGACTCCTGAGGATGACGGAGAAGCAGAAGGTATGACAGAGATGCTGGCATCCGAAGCTGAGGAGTCAGAACAGGCATTTGACATAAAGGAAGTTGCCCATACAGCAGAGGGTGTAACTGAGATTATGGCAGAAGAAAAGAAGAAGGAAGAAAAACCGGTTCTGATCGATACACAGGATCTTGATAATCTGATCGAGAATCCACCGGTAATAAAGAATATTAGAATCAATCGTGCTAAGATCATACAGAAGGCAGTAGATGAGACGGAAATAGATGAAGCAGTTGATAATCCGACAGAGCAGATCAGAGGCGCAGGTGATGTAGATGAGGCAGATGCAAAAGAACCTGAGACACTCACGACACCGGTTGTGCCTACGGAGAAGCCGGAGGAGGAGAGTTCATCAACCGGAACCACAGTAGAGCTTACAGGTGGAATGAGTGTTATAAAGGATCAGACACCTGAGGAAGAGAAGAAGCCTGCACCGGGCATACCAAAGGCGATGCCATATATTATTAGAGTAAACACGAAAGAACGTGTGATGGTTAACAAAGCGGTATTCAAGCTTGGTAAAGCAAATCGTGGTGTTGATTTCCGAATCGACGGAAATGGTGCGATCAGCAGAGTTCATGCGATCATTTATCAGAGAGATGATGGCTGCTACCTGAAAGACAACAAAGCAACCAATGCTACATTAGTAGATGGTGTGAAGCTTGAGGAAGGTCAGGAAGTAAAACTGAAGAATGATGCTATGATCACGATCGGCGGAGAAGATTTTATTTTCAAATTAAGTTAA
- the mltG gene encoding endolytic transglycosylase MltG codes for MKNGKGIKVIIVLVVVIALVVIGGLKIKNVYDGFMDEYKGTESASGTDVTIEIPEGASSKKVAAILHDAGLIKYEYAFVLRVKESEYRGRIQPGTFTLNTGMSTLEMIEELCYVEPVKEVVDTLTIPEGYSIEQIAAKCEEQDICSSEEFLNEVKNGNHQIPFSTGDMNTDGAKYDLQGYLFPATYDIYEDTTAASLIDTMLEKFRSVYTSEYSAKAADLGYTDYQILIMASIVEREAKIDSERPIIAGVIYNRLKIDMMLQMCPTVLYPLTDGMYDKSEVTYDDLEIESPYNTYKNTGLPVGPICNPGQASIEAVLYPDENDYLYYHTSDAGDGSHIFSSTYDEHINTQ; via the coding sequence GTGAAGAACGGAAAAGGTATTAAGGTAATTATTGTATTGGTCGTCGTTATTGCCCTTGTTGTGATAGGCGGATTAAAGATTAAAAATGTCTATGATGGCTTTATGGATGAGTACAAGGGGACGGAGAGCGCATCGGGAACAGATGTAACGATCGAGATTCCGGAAGGAGCATCGTCAAAGAAGGTGGCAGCGATCCTGCATGACGCCGGACTGATCAAGTATGAATATGCATTTGTATTACGAGTGAAAGAATCAGAATACAGAGGACGGATCCAGCCCGGTACATTTACACTGAACACCGGAATGAGTACACTCGAGATGATAGAAGAACTTTGTTATGTAGAACCTGTCAAGGAAGTTGTTGATACACTGACGATACCGGAAGGATACAGTATCGAACAGATCGCAGCAAAATGTGAGGAGCAGGATATTTGCAGCTCGGAGGAATTCCTGAATGAAGTAAAGAACGGAAATCATCAGATCCCGTTCAGTACCGGAGACATGAATACAGATGGTGCGAAGTACGACCTTCAGGGATATCTGTTTCCGGCAACCTATGATATTTATGAAGATACGACTGCGGCAAGTCTGATTGATACGATGCTGGAAAAATTCCGGAGCGTTTATACCTCAGAATACAGTGCCAAGGCAGCAGATCTTGGATATACAGATTATCAGATCCTGATCATGGCATCAATCGTGGAACGTGAAGCAAAGATTGACAGTGAGAGACCGATCATTGCAGGTGTTATCTATAATCGTTTAAAGATCGATATGATGCTTCAGATGTGTCCGACGGTTCTGTACCCTCTGACAGACGGAATGTATGATAAGTCAGAGGTTACTTATGATGATCTGGAGATCGAATCACCATACAACACTTATAAAAATACCGGACTTCCGGTAGGACCGATCTGCAATCCGGGTCAGGCATCGATAGAGGCTGTATTATATCCGGATGAGAACGATTATCTGTATTATCATACCAGTGATGCCGGAGATGGAAGCCATATCTTCTCATCCACATATGATGAACATATTAATACGCAGTAA
- a CDS encoding peptidylprolyl isomerase: MANPIVTITMENGDVIKAELYPDIAPNTVNNFISLVKKGFYNGLNFHRIINGFMIQGGCPEGTGMGGPNYSIKGEFSQNGFKNDLKHTEGVLSMARSMRPDSAGSQFFIMHKAAPHLDGAYAAFGKVIEGMDVVNKIATTRTTYGDRPVKEQKMASVTVDTFGIDYPEPEKA; encoded by the coding sequence TTGGCAAATCCAATAGTAACAATTACAATGGAAAACGGTGATGTTATAAAGGCTGAGCTGTACCCGGACATTGCTCCTAATACAGTTAATAACTTTATCTCACTCGTAAAAAAAGGCTTTTACAATGGTTTGAACTTTCACCGTATCATCAATGGTTTCATGATTCAGGGCGGATGCCCGGAAGGAACCGGAATGGGCGGACCAAACTATAGCATTAAAGGTGAATTCTCACAGAATGGCTTCAAGAACGACCTGAAGCACACTGAAGGTGTTCTCTCCATGGCTCGTTCCATGCGACCGGATTCTGCAGGTTCCCAGTTTTTTATCATGCACAAGGCCGCTCCTCATTTAGACGGTGCATACGCTGCATTTGGCAAAGTAATCGAAGGAATGGATGTTGTAAATAAGATTGCAACAACCCGAACAACTTACGGTGATCGTCCTGTAAAAGAACAGAAAATGGCTTCCGTAACTGTTGACACATTTGGTATTGATTACCCGGAACCTGAAAAAGCCTGA
- a CDS encoding diaminopimelate decarboxylase produces the protein MMKTPFVTKAQVDEMIKKYPTPFHLYDEKGIRENARKLYQAFSWNKGFKEFFAVKATPNPTILRILKEEGCGTDCSSLTELMMSDKLGFTGDEIMFSSNDTPAEEFVLAKKLGATINLDDFTHIDFLEKTAGIPEKICCRYNPGGTFSISTTIMDNPGDAKYGMTKDQIIEAYRILKGKGVKRFGMHAFLASNTVTNDYYPVLARTLFEVAVEIKEKTGVKLDFINLSGGVGVPYTPDKEPNDILAIGEGVRKVYEEILVPAGMGDVALYTELGRFMLAPYGHLITTAIHEKHTHKEYIGVDACAVNLMRPAMYGAYHHITVLGKENEPCDHKYDVTGSLCENNDKFAIDRMLPKIDMGDILVIHDTGAHGFAMGYNYNGKLKSAEVLLCEDGSTKLIRRAETPDDYFATLDGFWNVDLNEK, from the coding sequence ATCATGAAGACACCATTTGTAACAAAAGCACAGGTTGATGAGATGATTAAGAAATACCCAACACCATTTCATCTTTATGACGAAAAAGGAATCAGAGAAAATGCAAGAAAGTTATATCAGGCATTTTCATGGAATAAGGGATTTAAGGAGTTCTTTGCGGTAAAGGCGACTCCAAATCCTACTATTCTTCGTATCTTAAAGGAAGAGGGATGCGGTACGGACTGCTCATCACTGACAGAGCTTATGATGTCAGATAAACTGGGATTTACCGGAGACGAGATCATGTTTTCATCCAATGATACGCCGGCAGAAGAATTTGTTCTTGCTAAGAAGCTTGGTGCAACGATCAATCTGGATGATTTCACACATATTGACTTCCTTGAAAAGACAGCAGGAATTCCTGAGAAGATCTGCTGCAGATATAATCCGGGTGGAACCTTCTCTATTTCCACAACAATCATGGACAACCCCGGAGATGCCAAGTATGGTATGACCAAGGATCAGATCATTGAGGCGTATCGTATCCTGAAGGGCAAAGGTGTAAAGAGATTTGGAATGCATGCATTTCTTGCAAGCAATACAGTGACGAATGACTACTATCCGGTTCTTGCAAGAACCTTATTTGAGGTAGCGGTTGAGATTAAGGAAAAGACAGGCGTAAAGCTTGACTTTATCAATCTGTCAGGCGGCGTAGGCGTTCCGTATACACCGGATAAAGAGCCGAATGATATCCTTGCGATCGGCGAAGGCGTAAGAAAGGTATATGAGGAGATCCTGGTTCCTGCAGGAATGGGTGACGTAGCTCTTTACACAGAGCTTGGACGATTCATGTTGGCTCCTTATGGCCATTTGATCACAACAGCGATTCATGAGAAACATACACACAAGGAATATATCGGTGTAGATGCATGCGCAGTTAATCTGATGCGGCCTGCCATGTATGGTGCATATCACCATATTACAGTTCTTGGTAAAGAGAATGAACCATGCGACCACAAATACGATGTAACAGGTTCGCTGTGTGAGAATAATGATAAATTTGCGATTGATCGTATGCTTCCAAAGATCGATATGGGAGATATTCTGGTAATTCATGATACAGGTGCACATGGCTTTGCAATGGGATATAACTATAACGGCAAGCTGAAATCCGCAGAGGTTCTCCTCTGTGAAGACGGCAGTACCAAACTGATCCGCAGGGCAGAGACACCGGATGATTATTTTGCTACATTAGACGGCTTCTGGAATGTGGATCTGAACGAAAAATAA
- a CDS encoding acyl--CoA ligase, which translates to MPIIDYLERNAREFGDDVALVEINPDVTETRRVTWREYELIEANPTCQYRREITWNVFNEKANRFANLLVSRGIRKGDKIGILMMNCLEWLPIYFGALKTGALAVPLNFRYDAEEIKYCVELADVDVLVFGPEFIGRVETVVDEIAEKRILLYAGGNCPTFAEDYDKLTANCSSTFEKRDIKDSDDAAIYFSSGTTGFPKAILHNHESLMHAATVEQKHHGQTKDDVFLCIPPLYHTGAKMHWFGSLITGGKAVLLKGVNAKTILQTVSDEQCTIVWLLVPWAQDLLLALESGEVKLSDYKLDQWRLMHIGAQPVPQSLIKRWKEYFPHHQYDTNYGLSESIGPGAVHLGVENIDKVGAIGVPGYGWQVRIVDEDGKDVKQGDVGELILKGPGVMTCYYKNPEATAETLKDGWLYTGDMAEQDADGFIYLVDRKKDVIISGGENIYPVQIENFLSKYPKIKDVAVIGLADPRLGEITAAIIETKDGMECTEDEINEFCKELPRYKRPRRIIFEDVPRNATGKIEKPLLRKKHKSDNLVAAENNA; encoded by the coding sequence ATGCCGATTATAGATTATCTGGAAAGAAATGCCAGAGAATTCGGGGATGACGTAGCACTGGTTGAGATTAATCCTGATGTCACAGAGACAAGGAGAGTAACATGGAGAGAATATGAGCTGATCGAGGCGAATCCAACCTGTCAGTATAGAAGAGAGATCACGTGGAATGTATTTAACGAGAAAGCAAATCGTTTTGCAAATCTTCTGGTCTCCAGAGGAATCCGGAAAGGAGATAAGATCGGTATACTGATGATGAACTGTCTGGAATGGCTTCCGATCTATTTTGGAGCATTAAAGACAGGAGCTTTGGCAGTACCGCTTAATTTCCGTTATGATGCAGAGGAGATCAAATACTGTGTAGAGCTTGCAGATGTGGATGTTCTGGTATTCGGTCCGGAATTTATCGGACGAGTAGAAACAGTTGTAGATGAGATTGCAGAGAAGCGTATTTTGTTATACGCAGGCGGTAACTGTCCGACATTTGCAGAGGACTATGATAAGCTTACGGCAAACTGTTCCAGTACCTTTGAGAAAAGAGATATCAAGGACAGCGACGATGCGGCAATTTATTTTTCATCAGGAACTACGGGTTTCCCGAAAGCAATCTTACATAACCATGAGAGCCTGATGCATGCAGCTACGGTGGAACAGAAGCACCATGGACAGACAAAGGATGATGTATTCTTATGTATTCCGCCTTTATATCATACAGGGGCAAAGATGCATTGGTTCGGAAGTCTGATCACAGGCGGAAAAGCAGTTCTGTTAAAGGGCGTTAATGCAAAGACTATTCTTCAGACCGTATCAGATGAACAGTGTACCATTGTATGGCTGTTAGTACCATGGGCACAGGATCTGTTGCTGGCATTAGAATCAGGTGAAGTAAAATTATCGGATTATAAGCTGGATCAGTGGAGACTGATGCATATCGGAGCACAGCCGGTTCCACAGAGCCTGATCAAACGTTGGAAAGAATACTTCCCGCATCATCAGTATGATACGAACTATGGTCTGTCAGAGTCTATCGGACCGGGCGCGGTACATCTGGGTGTTGAGAATATCGATAAAGTCGGTGCGATCGGCGTTCCGGGATATGGATGGCAGGTGCGCATTGTAGATGAAGATGGTAAAGATGTGAAGCAGGGAGATGTCGGAGAACTGATATTAAAAGGTCCCGGTGTTATGACCTGTTATTATAAGAATCCAGAAGCAACGGCTGAGACATTAAAAGACGGATGGCTGTATACCGGAGATATGGCGGAACAGGACGCAGATGGATTTATCTATCTGGTTGACCGTAAGAAGGATGTCATCATCAGCGGTGGTGAGAATATCTACCCGGTACAGATTGAGAATTTCTTAAGTAAATATCCGAAGATCAAGGATGTAGCTGTTATCGGACTTGCGGATCCGAGACTCGGTGAGATTACAGCGGCAATTATTGAGACAAAGGATGGCATGGAATGTACCGAAGATGAAATCAATGAATTTTGTAAGGAACTTCCAAGATATAAGAGACCAAGAAGGATTATTTTTGAGGATGTACCGAGAAATGCAACCGGTAAGATCGAGAAGCCGCTCCTTCGTAAGAAGCATAAGAGCGATAACCTTGTTGCAGCCGAGAATAATGCATAA
- a CDS encoding A24 family peptidase produces MAWLEISGTVGRVAVCLGFFIAGMAIFYLLTKVIYRIPEKQQLERLHEPGKFRNAGIVIFGGVAAVLFTGFFGMGLQGIIYFLFLAVLTVVTFIDMDTMEIPFMLNVIIFVMGVVSLILQFVSDAVPGSEFLAMDEVTIVSRLIGMICISLPLYLIVLFIPEGFGGGDIKLMFAAGFLLGWKATVVGFFIGLILGGIYGVICLVRRSHGKNDHFAFGPFLSVGLAIALFCGNIIMNHYIDFIKAAMNPEI; encoded by the coding sequence ATGGCGTGGTTGGAGATATCAGGAACAGTTGGCAGGGTGGCAGTCTGCCTCGGATTTTTTATTGCAGGTATGGCGATTTTCTATCTGTTGACAAAGGTGATCTACCGGATACCGGAGAAGCAGCAGTTAGAGCGGTTGCACGAACCGGGAAAATTCAGAAATGCAGGGATTGTTATATTTGGCGGTGTGGCAGCGGTTTTATTTACCGGATTTTTCGGTATGGGATTACAGGGGATTATTTATTTTCTGTTTCTGGCAGTTCTTACCGTAGTGACCTTTATAGATATGGATACCATGGAGATCCCATTTATGCTGAATGTCATTATCTTTGTGATGGGCGTGGTATCTCTGATCCTTCAGTTCGTGTCGGATGCAGTTCCGGGATCTGAGTTTCTTGCAATGGATGAGGTTACGATCGTATCCAGACTGATCGGAATGATCTGTATCAGCCTTCCTTTATATCTGATCGTTCTGTTTATTCCGGAAGGCTTTGGCGGCGGAGATATCAAGCTGATGTTCGCTGCCGGCTTCTTGCTTGGCTGGAAAGCAACAGTGGTCGGTTTCTTTATCGGTTTGATCCTTGGCGGAATCTATGGTGTGATCTGTCTGGTTCGCAGAAGTCATGGTAAAAACGACCATTTTGCATTTGGCCCGTTCTTAAGCGTGGGGCTTGCGATCGCACTTTTCTGTGGAAATATCATCATGAATCATTACATCGATTTTATAAAAGCGGCTATGAATCCTGAGATATAG
- the rsmI gene encoding 16S rRNA (cytidine(1402)-2'-O)-methyltransferase, with translation MAGILYLVATPIGNLEDMTFRAVRTLSEVDLIAAEDTRNSIKLLNHFEIKTPMTSYHEFNKYDKAKVLVDKLLTGTNIAVITDAGTPGISDPGEELVRQALAAGVTVTAVPGACACITALISSGLPTRRFAFEAFLPQDKKEKAEVLAELKDETRTMVIYEAPHRLQKTLAELFDTLGDRKITLCRELTKRHETIEQFVLSEAINYYEEHEPRGEYVMVIEGMDVAAAKAERQQEFLSMTIEEHVAMYEKQGMTKKDAIKQAAADRGVPKREVYNVVMR, from the coding sequence ATGGCAGGTATATTATATCTGGTCGCTACGCCGATCGGGAATCTCGAAGATATGACATTCCGGGCGGTACGCACACTGTCAGAGGTGGATCTGATCGCAGCAGAGGATACGAGAAACAGTATCAAGCTGTTAAATCATTTTGAGATAAAAACACCGATGACCAGTTACCATGAATTTAATAAATATGATAAAGCAAAGGTTCTGGTGGACAAGCTTCTTACAGGAACAAATATTGCAGTTATAACGGATGCCGGAACACCGGGGATCTCAGATCCGGGTGAGGAACTGGTACGGCAGGCACTTGCGGCAGGAGTGACGGTAACAGCAGTACCGGGGGCATGCGCCTGTATCACGGCACTGATCTCATCGGGACTGCCGACCAGACGGTTTGCATTTGAAGCATTTCTGCCACAGGATAAGAAAGAAAAGGCAGAGGTTCTTGCAGAGTTAAAGGATGAGACCAGAACGATGGTGATCTATGAAGCACCACACCGATTACAGAAGACACTTGCGGAATTATTTGATACACTTGGCGACCGGAAGATTACACTTTGCCGGGAACTTACGAAACGGCATGAAACAATCGAGCAGTTCGTGTTGTCAGAGGCAATCAATTATTATGAAGAGCATGAACCGAGGGGCGAATATGTAATGGTGATCGAGGGAATGGATGTGGCTGCGGCAAAAGCAGAGAGGCAGCAGGAGTTCCTTTCGATGACGATAGAGGAACATGTCGCTATGTATGAGAAACAGGGCATGACGAAAAAGGACGCGATCAAACAGGCGGCAGCAGACCGTGGCGTTCCAAAGCGTGAAGTATATAATGTGGTTATGCGATAG